The genomic region CGGAGAGCTCATGAGAGCCCCTAGGCATCGGGAAGACGCGGCGTCGCTTCGCCAGAGCCGGTGAGGACCTTGAGAAGAGGCGCCACCGAGCGCGGTCGGCAGTCGAGAGAACCGACGACGTGGACCGTGTTCGCGGGCCACCAGGAGCACAAGAGGGGAACCAACCACCCATGTACGTCCATTCGGACCGGCTTCCGACCGGTGCACCACGTTCCCAGGGGCGCGTGTCAGTCAAGCCGTGGGGGCTGCGGCGTATGACCGCTGCCCCGGCCGTGGCACCCGGCTTTGCTCGTGTCGAACTAGATCCGGTCTCCCAGACGGCACGCTATTCCGATGCCGACGGCCGGCCCGTCGCGAGGAGGGTGCGCGGTTCGGCCAACGGCGACGACGTCGATCCTGGTGCTTAGGGCGATCAGTGAACAGCATCGGTTCGGTACTGGTCGTCACCAGCATCGACGACCCGACGGCCGACCTCGTGACCGCCGAGTTGCACGACCGGGGCGTCCCAGTCACGCGGTTCGACTCGGGAGACTTCCCAACCACGTTGGCGGTCACGGCGACGATCACGGGCGACGGGCTGAGCGGCACGCTGTCGACGCCGAGCCGGATCGCGGACCTG from Streptomyces sp. QL37 harbors:
- the tgmA gene encoding putative ATP-grasp-modified RiPP; this encodes MYVHSDRLPTGAPRSQGRVSVKPWGLRRMTAAPAVAPGFARVELDPVSQTARYSDADGRPVARRVRGSANGDDVDPGA